The proteins below are encoded in one region of Glandiceps talaboti chromosome 17, keGlaTala1.1, whole genome shotgun sequence:
- the LOC144448597 gene encoding tumor necrosis factor ligand superfamily member 10-like: MIHLTGKPEGFTSNKAIRRERGKFKVGPWESTAGKAFRRHINVDNYHMIVPKSGMYHIYSQAYFRDESENAELQLREYLHYTVLESTAYAPDPITLMKSGRTQEGQEYSNYYYTSFHSGLFELREGDKIYMKVYLPSEDVKLDAHQESTFMGMYLVSDVDD; the protein is encoded by the exons ATGATTCATTTGACTGGTAAACCAGAAGGCTTTACTTCAA ATAAAGCCATCCGAAGGGAAAGAGGTAAATTCAAAGTTGGTCCATGGGAATCCACAGCGGGGAAAGCATTTAGACGACATATCAATGTTGATAATTATCATATGATAGTTCCAAAGTCAGGAATGTACCATATTTATTCACAG GCTTATTTTCGAGACGAAAGTGAAAACGCTGAATTACAATTACGAGAATATCTCCACTATACAGTACTTG AAAGCACGGCGTATGCTCCAGACCCCATCACATTGATGAAAAGTGGACGAACACAGGAAGGACAAGAATACTCCAATTACTACTACACCAGTTTTCACTCTGGTTTATTTGAGTTGAGAGAAGGTGATAAAATCTACATGAAAGTGTATTTACCAAGTGAAGATGTCAAACTTGATGCTCATCAAGAGTCCACGTTTATGGGCATGTATCTAGTTAGTGATGTCGATGACTGA
- the LOC144448245 gene encoding tumor necrosis factor ligand superfamily member 10-like, whose amino-acid sequence MEKQNKFPSVIVISILILHTLLILVIYPIIIGFTIISFQNELSQIEFTIQHLETRNALDPTEPPLHNNAQSGERPGCTCERSGGEDQSLFDYQRALRLQNSNRVASGDGILRCCSADEDSLRTIIKDEVQQLFSSTRQDKSELTLGQVKRYIQRLLFRNSTELLESSRRTVATNNPGFSVAIHLTGGPAGFTANKGIHGERGKVKVGTWESVYGQAFKHHIDVDRHGMIVPLSGIYYIYSQAYFRDERDENQRSRMNINEYLHYTVLDSSSYAADPINLMKSGRTQEGQANSDYYYSSYHAGLFRLREGDKIYMKVYLPSRNVELDCHQESTFMGMYLVSED is encoded by the exons atggaaaaacaaaataaattcccAAGTGTTATCGTGATATCTATACTTATTCTCCACACGTTACTTATTCTAGTAATATACCCAATAATCATCGGTTTTACAATCATAAGCTTTCAAAATGAACTCTCTCAAATAGAGTTTACGATACAGCATTTGGAGACCAGAAACGCGCTCGATCCTACCGAACCACCGCTGCACAACAACGCTCAAAGTGGTGAACGACCCGGATGTACATGCGAACGATCTGGAGGAGAAGATCAAAGTTTATTTGACTACCAGAGAGCCCTAAGACTGCAAAATTCGAATCGGGTTGCTAGTGGTGATGGCATCCTTAGGTGCTGTTCTGCAGACGAAGACAGTTTAAGAACG ATCATCAAAGACGAAGTACAACAACTATTTTCCAGTACACGGCAAGATAAATCAG AATTAACGCTTGGTCAAGTTAAAAGGTATATTCAGCGTTTACTCTTTAGAAATTCAACAGAGTTACTAGAGTCGTCCCGGAGGACTGTAGCGACAAATAATCCAGGTTTCTCCGTAGCGATACACCTTACTGGAGGTCCAGCTGGGTTCACAGCAA ACAAAGGCATACATGGGGAGCGAGGCAAGGTCAAGGTTGGTACATGGGAGTCTGTGTATGGTCAAGCATTTAAACACCATATTGATGTTGATAGACATGGCATGATTGTTCCATTGTCGGGTATCTACTACATCTATTCACag GCATACTTTCGGGATGAAAGAGATGAAAACCAAAGAAGTCGGATGAACATCAATGAATACCTGCATTATACAGTTCTCG ACAGTAGTTCTTACGCAGCAGACCCAATCAACCTGATGAAAAGTGGACGAACACAGGAAGGCCAGGCAAACTCTGATTACTATTACAGTAGTTACCATGCTGGGCTATTCAGATTGAGAGAAGGTGACAAGATCTACATGAAGGTGTATCTACCAAGTAGAAATGTTGAATTAGATTGCCATCAAGAGTCAACATTCATGGGAATGTACCTCGTTAGTGAAGACTAG